The Pleuronectes platessa chromosome 10, fPlePla1.1, whole genome shotgun sequence genome contains a region encoding:
- the LOC128448922 gene encoding cornifelin has translation MSNPVVTSQPGAGGYGTNVQTGEWSTGLCSFCSDFLVCAIGCVCPLALSCYTADKYGENCCLGCVPGGITAMRTHMRLTYGIQGTVCNDALMSCFCGLCELCRMAREIRIRSGEVTQ, from the exons ATGTCAAACCCAGTGGTGACCAGTCAACCAGGTGCAGGCGGCTACGGGACAAATGTCCAGACAGGAGAGTGGAGCACGGGCCTTTGCTCCTTCTGCAGTGACTTTCTTGTCT GTGCTATTGGCTGCGTGTGTCCACTTGCACTGAGCTGCTACACCGCGGATAAGTATGGAGAAAACTGCTGCTTGGGTTGTGTGCCAGGAGGAATAACAGCCATGAGGACTCATATGAGACTGACCTATGGTATTCAG GGAACCGTGTGCAACGACGCCTTGATGTCTTGTTTCTGTGGACTTTGCGAGTTGTGCAGGATGGCACGAGAAATCCGCATCAGGAGCGGAGAGGTCACACAGTAA
- the oscp1b gene encoding protein OSCP1 isoform X2: MSSRTLPLLFINLGGEMLYILDQRLRAQNIPADKAKKVMNDIITTMFNKKFLEELFKPQELYSKKALRTVFDRLAHASIMRLNQASMDKLYDLMTMAFKYQVLLCPRPKDILLVSFNHMDAIKDFVKDTPSILGQVDETYQQLIEMYTPMCSGEFQLIRQTLLIFFQDMHIRVSIFLKDKVQNSNGRFVLPISGPVPHGTQVPGLIRMFSCTGEEVNRLKFTNGGNYAAATREGSFEIFGDRVTKLGTNMYSVSRPVETHMSGTSKSSAQKTKVNAAPNPLAKEELNLLAKLMGRLEEPNPGNADSGFRVNLFATDEEEEEALISRPDELSYGVLKIQATKDLQANAELAKIMGEFTVSGDQSPSASSKGDDLLAMMDGL, encoded by the exons ATGTCTTCACGGACACTGccgctgctcttcatcaacCTCGGCGGGGAGATGCTGTACATCCTGGACCAGCGGCTCCGAGCCCAGAACATCCCCGCGGACAAGGCTAAGAAAG TTATGaatgacatcatcaccaccatgtTCAACAAAAAGTTCCTGGAGGAGCTTTTCAAGCCTCAGGAGCTTTACTCTAAGAAAGCCCTGCGGACTGTGTTTGACAGGCTGGCCCACGCGTCCATCATGAGACTCAATCAAGCCAGCATGGACAAG CTGTATGACTTGATGACCATGGCCTTCAAGTACCAGGTGCTGCTCTGTCCCAGGCCGAAGGACATCCTCTTAGTGTCCTTCAACCACATGGATGCCATCAAGGACTTTGTGAAAGACACTCCCAGCATCCTCGGCCAAGTGGATGAGACTTATCAACAGCTCATAGAG aTGTATACGCCCATGTGTAGCGGGGAATTCCAGCTGATCAGACAAACTCTTCTGATCTTCTTCCAAGACATGCATATACGG GTGTCCATTTTCCTAAAGGACAAAGTACAGAATTCGAATGGCCGCTTTGTACTTCCCATCAGTGGCCCCGTGCCTCATGGAACACAAGTCCCAGGCTTGATAAG GATGTTTAGCTGCACGGGGGAAGAAGTGAACAGGCTGAAGTTCACTAATGGAGGAAACTACGCTGCTGCTACTCGGGAAGGATCTTTTGAGATATTTGGAGACAGGGTCACCAAACTAGGCACAAACAT GTACAGTGTCAGCCGTCCAGTGGAAACCCACATGTCAGGAACATCAAAAAGTTCAGCTCAGAAGACTAAG GTCAATGCTGCTCCCAACCCTCTGGCCAAGGAGGAGCTGAATCTGTTGGCAAAATTAATGGGACGGTTAGAAGAGCCGAATCCAGGAAACGCAGACAGCGGTTTCCGAGTCAACCTCTTTGCCACcgatgaggaagaaga AGAGGCGTTAATATCAAGACCCGATGAGCTTTCATATGGCGTCCTTAAAATCCAAGCAACAAAG GACCTACAGGCCAATGCTGAGCTGGCCAAGATCATGGGAGAGTTCACAGTGTCGGGAGATCAGTCTCCCAGCGCCAGCAGCAAAGGAGATGACCTTCTTGCCATGATGGACGGTCTGTGA
- the stk40 gene encoding serine/threonine-protein kinase 40 has translation MSKRRLSERGAGETSGRASKLQCPGISGNNAKRAGPFILGPRLGNSPVPSIVQCLARKDGTDDFYQLKILTLEERVDSAGETQEERQGKMLLHTEYSLLSLLHNQDGVVHHHGLFQDRAYEIVEDMEANKVRKMKKRICLVLDCLCAHDFSDKTADLINLQHYVIKEKRLSEREAIVIFYDVVRVVEALHKKNIVHRDLKLGNMVLNKRTHRITITNFCLGKHLVSEDDLLKDQRGSPAYISPDVLSGRPYRGKPSDMWALGVVLFTMLYGQFPFYDSIPQELFRKIKAAEYSIPEDGRVSENTVCLIRKLLVLDPQQRLTAGEVLESLSGIIASWQSVSSLSGPLQVVPDIDDQMNHPEHLQEAKVIEESSQYEFENYMRQQLLLAEEKNTIHEAKSFLTKRQFGSIPPVRRLGHDAQPVSPLDAAILAQRFLRK, from the exons ATGTCCAAGCGGCGCTTGTCGGAGAGGGGGGCTGGAGAGACCTCAGGCAGGGCCAGTAAGCTGCAATGTCCTGGAATATCCGGCAACAACGCCAAGAGAGCCGGGCCCTTCATCCTCG GGCCTCGCCTGGGCAATTCACCCGTGCCCAGCATAGTGCAGTGTCTGGCCAGAAAGGACGGCACAGATGACTTCTATCAGCTCAAA ATCCTGACGCTGGAGGAGCGGGTGGACTCTGCAGGCGAGACTCAGGAGGAGAGGCAGGGGAAGATGCTGCTGCACACAGAGTACTCGCTGCTGTCTCTACTGCACAACCAAGATGGGGTTGTCCACCACCACGGCCTCTTCCAG GATCGAGCCTACGAAATAGTGGAGGACATGGAGGCCAACAAAGTGCGCAAGATGAAGAAGCGGATCTGCCTCGTGCTGGACTGCCTATGTGCACATGACTTCAGTGACAAAACAGCAGATCTAATAAACCTCCAGCATTACGTCATAAAGGAGAAGCGACTGAGCGAGCGCGAGGCCATCGTCATCTTCTACGATGTGGTGCGTGTGGTGGAGGCTCTTCATAAG AAAAACATTGTGCACAGAGACCTCAAGCTGGGAAACATGGTGCTGAACAAACG AACTCACAGAATCACTATTACCAACTTCTGCCTGGGAAAACACCTGGTGAGCGAGGACGACCTGCTCAAAGACCAGAGAGGAAGTCCAGCCTACATTAGCCCTGATGTATTAAGTG GTCGACCATACCGTGGGAAACCCAGTGACATGTGGGCTCTTGGCGTGGTTCTCTTCACCATGCTGTATGGCCAGTTCCCTTTTTATGACAGCATACCTCAAGAGCTTTTTCGCAAGATCAAGGCTGCAGAGTACTCCATCCCAGA GGACGGTCGTGTGTCGGAGAACACAGTGTGCCTGATCCGAAAGCTGCTGGTGCTGGACCCTCAGCAGAGGCTGACTGCAGGAGAGGTGCTGGAGTCGCTCAGTGGCATCATCGCCTCGTG GCAATCTGTTTCATCATTGAGCGGCCCTCTGCAGGTGGTGCCGGATATTGATGACCAGATGAATCACCCAGAGCATCTGCAAGAG GCCAAGGTGATAGAGGAGTCTTCACAGTATGAGTTTGAGAACTACATGCGCCAGCAGCTGCTGTTGGCTGAAGAGAAGAACACTATCCATGAGGCCAAGAGCTTTCTCACCAAGCGCCAGTTTGGCAGCATTCCACCTGTAAGGCGTCTGGGCCACGATGCACAACCTGTCAGCCCGCTAGATGCTGCCATCCTGGCACAACGTTTCCTCCGGAAATAG
- the oscp1b gene encoding protein OSCP1 isoform X1, with translation MSSRTLPLLFINLGGEMLYILDQRLRAQNIPADKAKKVMNDIITTMFNKKFLEELFKPQELYSKKALRTVFDRLAHASIMRLNQASMDKLYDLMTMAFKYQVLLCPRPKDILLVSFNHMDAIKDFVKDTPSILGQVDETYQQLIEMYTPMCSGEFQLIRQTLLIFFQDMHIRVSIFLKDKVQNSNGRFVLPISGPVPHGTQVPGLIRMFSCTGEEVNRLKFTNGGNYAAATREGSFEIFGDRVTKLGTNMYSVSRPVETHMSGTSKSSAQKTKQVNAAPNPLAKEELNLLAKLMGRLEEPNPGNADSGFRVNLFATDEEEEEALISRPDELSYGVLKIQATKDLQANAELAKIMGEFTVSGDQSPSASSKGDDLLAMMDGL, from the exons ATGTCTTCACGGACACTGccgctgctcttcatcaacCTCGGCGGGGAGATGCTGTACATCCTGGACCAGCGGCTCCGAGCCCAGAACATCCCCGCGGACAAGGCTAAGAAAG TTATGaatgacatcatcaccaccatgtTCAACAAAAAGTTCCTGGAGGAGCTTTTCAAGCCTCAGGAGCTTTACTCTAAGAAAGCCCTGCGGACTGTGTTTGACAGGCTGGCCCACGCGTCCATCATGAGACTCAATCAAGCCAGCATGGACAAG CTGTATGACTTGATGACCATGGCCTTCAAGTACCAGGTGCTGCTCTGTCCCAGGCCGAAGGACATCCTCTTAGTGTCCTTCAACCACATGGATGCCATCAAGGACTTTGTGAAAGACACTCCCAGCATCCTCGGCCAAGTGGATGAGACTTATCAACAGCTCATAGAG aTGTATACGCCCATGTGTAGCGGGGAATTCCAGCTGATCAGACAAACTCTTCTGATCTTCTTCCAAGACATGCATATACGG GTGTCCATTTTCCTAAAGGACAAAGTACAGAATTCGAATGGCCGCTTTGTACTTCCCATCAGTGGCCCCGTGCCTCATGGAACACAAGTCCCAGGCTTGATAAG GATGTTTAGCTGCACGGGGGAAGAAGTGAACAGGCTGAAGTTCACTAATGGAGGAAACTACGCTGCTGCTACTCGGGAAGGATCTTTTGAGATATTTGGAGACAGGGTCACCAAACTAGGCACAAACAT GTACAGTGTCAGCCGTCCAGTGGAAACCCACATGTCAGGAACATCAAAAAGTTCAGCTCAGAAGACTAAG CAGGTCAATGCTGCTCCCAACCCTCTGGCCAAGGAGGAGCTGAATCTGTTGGCAAAATTAATGGGACGGTTAGAAGAGCCGAATCCAGGAAACGCAGACAGCGGTTTCCGAGTCAACCTCTTTGCCACcgatgaggaagaaga AGAGGCGTTAATATCAAGACCCGATGAGCTTTCATATGGCGTCCTTAAAATCCAAGCAACAAAG GACCTACAGGCCAATGCTGAGCTGGCCAAGATCATGGGAGAGTTCACAGTGTCGGGAGATCAGTCTCCCAGCGCCAGCAGCAAAGGAGATGACCTTCTTGCCATGATGGACGGTCTGTGA
- the mrps15 gene encoding 28S ribosomal protein S15, mitochondrial, whose protein sequence is MFTNVALRTVLKSSAGVLRDFGCAVKPWTCSSALVAAPGGVSAVAGSFALHPPVRHYARGAKTKKTVPQSQLSDLPPTMLRMDYAAVPLAQTTDDVVKRLLSLELACHSDKLQLKKEQLIAKVQRDESDRSSVEVKVAILTARIRNYQEHLQKHHKDKANKRRMLMAIDTRKKMLKCLRLVRYDAFEKVCEQLGITYTFPPEYYRRVTRRWLAKKALCIKVFKEVQKRKEEVRLKMKQSLASTAEEAAKTKATTL, encoded by the exons ATGTTCACTAACGTGGCTCTGCGGACCGTCCTGAAATCCTCCGCCGGTGTTTTACGGGATTTTGGCTGCGCCGTGAAACCATGgacctgcagctcggctctcgtCGCAGCACCGGGAGGAGTCAGCGCCG TTGCAGGAAGCTTTGCTCTTCATCCACCAGTGAGACATTATGCCCGCGGTGCAAAGACAAAGAAGACAG TTCCTCAGAGCCAGCTCAGCGATCTCCCTCCAACGATGCTGAGGATGGACTATGCAGCCGTACCTCTCGCTCAAAC GACTGATGATGTGGTCAAACGACTTCTTTCACTGGAGTTAGCATGTCAT AGCGACAAGCTACAACTGAAGAAGGAACAGCTGATTGCAAAAGTCCAGAGGGATGAGAGCGACCGCAGCTCAGTGGAAGTTAAGG TGGCTATTTTGACAGCAAGAATCCGAAACTACCAGGAGCATTTGCAAAAACATCACAAG GACAAAGCTAACAAGAGGCGGATGCTAATGGCCATTGACACAAGGAAAAAGATGTTGAAATGCCTTCGACTGGTTCGCTATGATGCCTTTGAGAAAGTGTGTGAGCAGCTGGGAATCACTTACACCTTCCCCCCAGAGTATTATAGACGAGTCACCCGTCGCTGGCTGGCGAAGAAGGCCCTGTGCATTAAG GTCTTCAAAGAGGTGCAGAAGCGGAAAGAAGAGGTGAGACTGAAGATGAAGCAAAGTTTGGCCTCCACTGCAGAAGAGGCAGCCAAGACAAAAGCGACAACCCTCTAA